From Polaribacter butkevichii, a single genomic window includes:
- a CDS encoding nitric-oxide reductase large subunit gives MKKVWIAFASVVTLSFIVLIWVGTEVYQTQPPIPETVIIQETGEIFLTKADIQIGQNVWESIGGMEVGSIWGHGSYVAPDWSADWIHKEAVFMLNAWAKKDFNSTYEDLGVENKAALKARLIKNIKTNTYNAKTGSITISKDRYAAILENYKHYTDIFSNGHEKYAIPKGALEDTTKLAQLNAFLFWTSWAASTNRPEKEYTYTSNWPFEPLIDNTITPDSQIWSGFSIILLLLFIGGLTYYYIRNHEKGEAVKHPDKDPLDTLILTRSQRAVLKYFIVISLLIALQVVLGALTVHYTVEGQAFFGFDLSSFLPYSITRTWHTQLAVFWIAATWLATGLFLAPMISGKEMKFQIFGINFLFIALLIIVLGSMMGEWLGVHQFLDLTTNFFFGHQGYEYMDLGRFWQIFLGIGLVLWVLMVGRHVVYAIKKNDDSKHLLIILLISVIAIGMFFFSGLMYGENSSLPVINYWRWWLVHLWVEGFFEVFATVIIAFIFLRMKILSAKTAGKASIASATIFLAGGIIGTLHHLYYSGTPVQAIALGATFSALEVVPLTLMGFEIRENWNLLKSNEWMQKYKWPIFFFIAVAFWNMVGAGVFGFLINPPIALYYIQGLNTTAVHAHTALFGVYGLLGMGFIIICLRFYSDRVWSSVKLKRAFWLLNIGLVAMVFLSMLPVGLIQAYTSITKGYSFARDAELLYSPTVQTFKWMRMIGDVIFSGGIFYFCWFTIQETIYCIKKKN, from the coding sequence ATACAAGAAACCGGAGAAATATTTTTAACCAAAGCAGACATACAAATTGGTCAGAATGTTTGGGAATCTATTGGAGGAATGGAAGTAGGTTCTATTTGGGGACATGGTAGTTATGTTGCACCAGATTGGTCTGCAGATTGGATACATAAAGAAGCTGTATTTATGTTGAATGCTTGGGCAAAAAAAGATTTTAATTCAACCTATGAAGATTTAGGTGTAGAAAATAAAGCAGCTTTAAAAGCACGTTTAATTAAAAATATTAAAACAAATACTTACAATGCTAAAACAGGAAGCATCACTATTTCTAAAGATCGTTATGCTGCTATTTTAGAGAATTATAAGCATTATACAGATATTTTTTCTAACGGACATGAAAAGTATGCAATTCCTAAAGGAGCTTTAGAAGACACCACTAAATTAGCACAATTAAATGCTTTTTTATTCTGGACTTCTTGGGCAGCAAGTACTAACAGACCAGAAAAAGAGTATACTTATACTTCTAATTGGCCGTTTGAACCATTAATTGACAATACAATTACGCCAGATTCTCAAATATGGTCAGGATTTTCTATAATACTTTTATTATTGTTTATTGGAGGATTAACTTATTACTACATTCGTAATCACGAAAAAGGTGAAGCAGTAAAGCACCCAGATAAAGATCCTTTAGATACTTTAATCTTAACGAGATCTCAAAGAGCCGTTTTAAAATATTTTATTGTAATCTCATTATTAATAGCTTTACAAGTAGTTTTAGGAGCTTTAACAGTACATTATACGGTAGAAGGACAAGCATTTTTTGGTTTTGATTTATCTAGTTTTCTTCCATATTCAATTACAAGAACTTGGCATACACAATTGGCTGTATTTTGGATTGCAGCAACATGGTTAGCAACAGGATTATTTTTAGCACCAATGATTAGTGGTAAAGAAATGAAGTTTCAAATTTTCGGAATCAATTTTCTTTTTATCGCCTTATTAATTATTGTATTAGGTTCTATGATGGGCGAGTGGTTAGGTGTACATCAATTTTTAGATTTAACTACCAATTTCTTCTTTGGTCATCAAGGATATGAATACATGGATTTAGGTAGATTCTGGCAAATATTTTTAGGTATTGGCTTGGTTTTATGGGTTCTTATGGTGGGTAGACACGTGGTGTATGCAATTAAGAAAAATGATGATTCTAAACACTTATTAATCATATTATTGATTTCTGTAATTGCCATTGGTATGTTTTTCTTCTCAGGATTAATGTACGGAGAAAACAGTAGCTTACCTGTAATTAATTATTGGAGATGGTGGTTGGTACACCTTTGGGTAGAAGGTTTCTTCGAAGTTTTTGCAACCGTTATTATTGCATTTATTTTCTTAAGAATGAAAATTTTATCAGCAAAAACAGCAGGAAAAGCATCGATAGCTTCTGCAACGATCTTTTTAGCAGGTGGAATTATAGGAACTTTACACCACTTATATTATTCTGGTACACCTGTGCAAGCAATTGCTTTAGGGGCTACATTTAGTGCTTTAGAGGTTGTACCGTTAACTTTAATGGGATTTGAGATTCGTGAAAATTGGAACCTTTTAAAATCTAATGAATGGATGCAGAAATACAAATGGCCAATATTTTTCTTTATTGCTGTTGCATTTTGGAACATGGTAGGTGCAGGTGTATTTGGTTTCTTAATTAACCCACCAATTGCATTGTATTATATTCAAGGGTTAAATACCACAGCAGTGCATGCGCATACCGCTTTATTTGGTGTGTACGGTTTATTAGGAATGGGCTTTATTATTATCTGTTTACGTTTTTATTCAGACAGAGTTTGGAGTTCTGTAAAACTAAAAAGAGCTTTTTGGTTGTTAAATATTGGTTTAGTTGCCATGGTGTTTTTAAGTATGTTACCCGTAGGTTTAATACAAGCGTATACATCAATTACAAAAGGATATTCTTTTGCTAGAGATGCCGAATTATTGTATTCTCCAACAGTACAAACGT